The segment AGATCCGGGATAAAAACTATTATAACCAATGGTTTCCAGCCTGACAATCTTTTAAAAGCCTTAAATGAAAAAATAGGCACTACTATAATTCCAAAATAATATTAAATACAATATACTACTTAATTTAAGAGGTGTAAAAATGACTAAACCACACAGACATTGCGCAGTTTGTGGGACTCCTATCCCCCTAGAAGAGAGAACTTGTTCAGATAAATGCCAACAAATATTAGTCCAAAATCAAAATAAAGTCCGAAAAACTAGAATGATATTATATGCTATTTTCGGTGTTTTTATTTTAGTATGGGTAGCGTATATGATTTATGGTAAAACATAAATTTTTTTTAAATCATGGATTTTGGAAATCCCCACAATCCAAATATCATTTTTATAAAAAATTAAAGAATTTAATTATTACATCTATTTTTTCCACAAAGCAATTCCACCATATCCAATGAATATTAAACCAATGGCAACCCCTATATAAATTGGATCTAATCCTAAAGCACCCATAATAATGTAAATCAATCCTAAAACTAGCGCAATCACCCCAATATTCTTCTTAGTGTTGCTTTGTTTAGCAGATAAGAGAAGTAGAACTCCTGCAATTATTAACAGTACTGCAGTAACATATACCCATGCCCCTGCTAGGAGACTTATTAGGAAAGTCCTAAATACAAGCGAAAGACCAAAAGCGAGAGATATGATTGCAAAAATAATCCAGATAACAGTTACACTAGTATTAGTTTTTCTCTCTTTAAAAGCATTAATAGCCATCCATATACCAAAACCAGTTAATATAATTCCAGAAATTATACTAATAGCTGTTACTCCCATAGTTGGGGAAATTAAAAGTACTAATCCAATTATAACAGATATTATACCCATCCAATTATCATTTGCCATTAAATCACCAATTATATTTTTGTCAACAATAACATAAATTAATTTAATTGAATCTAGAAAAATGAATAAAATCTAAAAACTATAAATTGAAAATTGATTTTATATATACCATTAAAATAAAAAAATTAATAGAATATTCTAATCAGTCTAATGAAAATAATAAAACTTACGAGCGAGGAAATTTGATGCAGATTTTAACCACACCCAATATTGAAGGAAAAGAAATTATTGAATATTTTGGTTTAGTAACAGGAGAGGCTTTGTTAGGTGCTAATGTTTATAAAGATATGTTTTCCGGAGTAAGAGATGTTGTCGGTGGAAGAACATCTGCTTATGAAGAAGAACTTAAAAAAGCTAGAGATATTGCTGTTAAAAGCATGGAAGAAAAAGTTCAAAAACTTGGAGGCAATGCAGTGGTAGGTGTGCGAATTGTATATCACAATCTAGGTGGAACCATGGGAAACACTATAATGGTAAGTGTTTCTGGAACTGCTGTTTTATTTGAATAATTTTTTATCCAAGATTATCCAGTTTAAATAATTTTCAAAGAAACAATTACCTGCCCAGAGGACAAAATCATGCCAAATATTTCAGTAATATCTAAAATAAAATCTTTCTTTATTGAAAAAAGATGGGGGATAGCAGCTATCCTAATAGGAACTGCTGTAGGTCTTTTATCTGCTGTTATTTGCATTAGGGGAAATATAGCTATTTTTGGTTTTAATATTTCATTTATTATTTCCCCATTAATCGCAGGATATGTAGAAACAATAATTGCTCAGAAAAAATATGGTAAAACCACTGGAGCTATAAGTGCGCTCCTAATATTTTTAATAATAAATATTAATTCATGGGTATTTCCTAAAGATCCCATAAGCATTAATTTCATTACGCTAGGTGGATTAGGCCTTGCATTTCAAGCAGCGTTCCCCATACTTGTAAATTACCTTATTTTTGTCGTGTTTTTAGGTGCTTTAACCTATTTGATTGGTTATTTAGGAACTTTATTATCAAAAGCTACTTACAAAATTACCGGTCAAAAGCCAGAGGAAAACCATATCATTCCAGAATTAATTGATCTCGATAAATATGGTATTACTGCAGTTACCACTACTATCAAAAACAAATCCATTTCCAAAAATTTAGGAATAATATCCAGTGCCCACATTTTCAAACCGGATTTGAAGGTAATTAATTCTAAAAATGGAAATTCCCCTAATATATTTGATCAATTTGAAATAGCCCGCAATATAGCATTAGCTGATTTAATGGAAAAAACTAAAGAATTAGGGGCTAATGCAATATTAGAAATTGAAATTGATTATACTGAAATTGGTGGAATCAAAGGCAGTGAAATATTAGTTAATGTTAGTGGTAATGCTATCCTCTTAGAAAAATAATTTAATTTTTATTATTTTAATCTTATTAAATATTAATTCCCAGCAAATCAAATAAACCTAACATTTTAAGGGCTATGAATATTAAGATACCCACAAAAATAATTCTTAAATGTTTTTCGGGTAATTTTTGAGCAGTATTTGCGCCGATTCTAGCCATGGGTATGCTGAAACCTGCTAAAATTACCAACTGAAATAGATTTATGTAACCAATAGAATATGCTGGCAATCCAGAAACAGAAAGCCCATTGATCGCGTAGGAAATAATCCCGCCTATGGAAGTGATTACAATCACTGCAGTAGATGTTCCTACTGCTTCTAACATGGAAAACCCCAGTAATAGTACAAATATTGGAACAAGAACCACCCCACCACCAATTCCCAGTAAACCTGAAAAGAACCCTGCAATAAAACCCCAAAATAACAGTAAACGTTTTTCTAAGATTTTTTCATTATTTTCCCCAATATTTTTGAATCTGAGAAAATGTAAGGACACAAAAATCAGTAAAATACCAAATAAAAATTGTAAAATATATGCAGGAATATTTGCTGTAAAAAAGGCCCCAATTGTCCCCCCCACAAATCCTGCTATTCCCATATATACGGCTGGTTTTACCAGAACGTATCTATTATTATAATGACCATAAGCCCCACTTAAAGCGGTTGGGAATATTACTGCTAGACTGGTACCAAACGCAGTTCTTATAGCAATGTCAGGGGATACTCCGAGAGACTGCAATAAAAAAAACTGCACAGGGGCTAGTATAAATCCACCTCCTACACCTAAAAGTCCTGTAGCAAACCCTACAAAAATTCCAGTGAATATGAGAAGGGTTATATATATTAAAAATGGATCCATAAAATAAGTTTATTTTTGAAATGCATAAAGTCTATGATTTGAAAAAAACTCAAAATATTAAATTATAGATTATGTCTCTTCTAAAAATAGATAAATAATTATATACCATATAATCAATTATTTGAAAGGATATTAATTATTTAAATCGCGAGAATTTTCTTATCAATCAAAGGATTTTTTTAATTTTTATTTTAGGTGAAAATGTGAAAATCAGCAATATGAATACTTTAGGAATTATTTTAATTATATTAAGTGTTTTATTATTTCTCAGCGACTTTTTAGATCCATTCATTACTTATTTCACACATATATTTCTTATGGGTTCATCTGAAGGTAAAGACGTGCTTTTTTTCACACTCATGGGGACCATGCTAATTTTAAGCCCTTTATTCATCGAAAAAGGTTATTTAAAGCATAAACTAGATAAAGTTTCTTATTTTAAGCAATTAAACCAAAATGATTTCTTAAAAATAGCCATTATATTAGTAGTCTTTACTTATATCATGGGGCTGGTTATGGAGATAATGGTTAGACAACAGCTTGATGTTTCTATCTTTACCACATTTATCTCGCTTATCCCCAGTCCTACATCCACCAGTCTTACCCACAGCCACATATTTAAAGCCAGTATCAGCCCCATTATAAAAAATTTTATTATTGTTCCTTCTCAAATCCATACCGGAACATCTTTATTGCAGTATGTTCCTCCTTTAGGCCCCATAGCCCTGATTACACTGCCATTAGTATATATAATTGGTTTGTTCTCATTAGGCCATCGCAGAGATTTTCATAAGGTAATTTTGATATTTGCCCTTGCAACTACTATGATTGGAATGATTGACGGAGGATTGTTTTCTACTCCTGCAATGGTGGGACTTTCTGGACTTTTAGGAATTCAAGCACTCAAAATTCCATTTTCACCACGCAATCTTATTACTCCAACAGTTATTATAGGATTATTGATTATTTTAAGGGTTTTTTTGAGTTTAATGGGGTCCAATACAGAATATTATGAGGTTACGATTATTGGATCTACAGAACCGATTAATTTAGATGGGTATGATGTAGTATCCTATCAAAAAGAAGGTGACAGGATTATTTTACATTTAGCTCCACATTACAATGAGATGGTACTACTTAATGAATTAACAAAATCCTTGGAAGGTAAGGCCCGTGGATTTTTCATATCATGGAACTTTTTCTCATTTTTTTAGCAGTAAATGATTAAATTAAATCAGTTTCATTAAAAAATAGACCTATAATAAATTAAAACTTAATTAAAAATAAGAAATAAATGATTAAATCAGACATTAATATATTTTGAGATAGATATCATGGTAAAAATTAGCATTATCATTCCTACTTACAATGAAGAAGAATACTTGCCACAGCTACTGGATAGTATAAAAAGTCAGAATTTCACTGATTATGAGATCATTATTGCAGATGCCCAATCAAAAGATCAGACCCGGAAAGTTGCTCAATCTTACGGTTGTATAATCGTAGAAGGAGGTTTACCCGCTATTGGACGAAATAATGGGGCTGAAAGAGCTCAAGGGGAACTCTTATTATTCTTAGACTCTGATTTAATACTTACAGAAGGATACTTGAGAGATACCGTGGAAGAATTTGAGCACTTAAATTTAGGAATTGCTATAACTCAGATGATTCCTCTTTCAGATAGTAAAAGAGATAAAATATTACACGAATTTGCTAATAGGTTTATGATAATGGTTGAATCCATAAAACCACATGGTGCTGGTTGCTATGGGATAATTTCCCAGAAAGAATTGCATGATGAGATTAAAGGATTCGATGAATCCCTTGATTTTGGGGAAGATACGGATTATATAGAACGTATTGGGAAAATAAGCAATTTTAAAGTTTTAAGACGCCCACGGGTCCTGGTTTCAATTCGGAGATTAGAAAAAGAAGGATTGAAAAGTTTAGCATATAAATACAGTAAGAGCACGATTTATGATTTTATGGGTAAAAAAGTGAGTGCAGATGATTTAGACTATACTTTCGGTTATGAAAAAGAATTAGATGAAGAAAAACCCCTGCCACCTAATAATTCTCTTCCAGTTCAATCTGAAAGGAAACGGATCATATACTCAGTATGCGGTGAAGGTATGGGTCATGCCATAAGAAGTAGGGTGATATTAGAAGAATTAAGTAAAGATTATGATATCCTTATTTTCGCCAGCGAAAGAGCGTATCAATACCTTTCAGCTAACTTTGATAATGTTTTTGAGATTTATGGTTTTAACACTGTTTATGAGGATAATGCAGTTAAAGACATTAAAACATTTGTTAAATCTATGAAAAAATTCCCTCGGGATTTAAAAGATAATCTTAAATTACTTTATAAAGTTGCCCGTGATTTTAAGCCACATATAATAGTTTCAGATTTTGAGTTTTATGCCAGTCTTTTAAGTAAATTATTAAGAATCCCCATGATCAGTATTGACAATATGCACGTCATTACCCGATGTAAAATAGATTATCCTTCCAAATACAAAAAAGACAAATTGAAGGCCGAAGGAGTCGTGAGATCATTTATTGTAAGGCCAGTCAGGTATATAATCACCAGTTATTTCTTCCCAGAAATAAAAAATCCTGAAAAAACAGTTATGTATCCCCCTATTTTAAGAAATGAAATTTTTAAGCTGAACCCCCAATATGGAGATTATACTTTGGTTTACCAGACCAGTAAGTCTAATTTAAAGCTGATTGAAACATTAAAAGAAAATGGTGGAAAATTCGTAGTATATGGTTTTGATAAAGAATCTGTTGAAGGGAATTTACAGTTTAAATCTTTTAATGAAGATCAATTCTTTAATGATCTGGCAAATGCAAATGCGGTTATTACTAATGGCGGTTTTACATTAATAAGTGAAGCAATTCATTTAAAAAAACCAGTATTTAGTATTCCTGTGAAAGGACAATTCGAACAGATATTAAATGCTATTTATTTAGATAAGCTGGGCTATGGTGAGCTTCAAGAAGAAATAAATCACAAATTATTGAAAAATTTCATAGCAAATCAGTATCATTACAGGGAAAATCTAAAAAATTATGATAGTGGTGATAATCATGATTTAATAAATGAATTAAAATCATCTATTGAAAAATACTCTAAAATTAAGTAATAGTAGTATTAAAAATAGCTCATATTCCAAATCGTGAAAAATAAGATAATCATCTAATAAAAAATAAAACAATATTTTAAATAAAAAAAAAGGTTTAGGGCATACTTATAAAGTTACACCCATATCTAACTGCTCAGTGAGTTCTTTGTACCTGTTTCGAATAGTGACCTCAGTCACACCCGCAATATCCGCCACATCTCTTTGGGTTTTTCTCTCACCAAGAAGAACTGAAGCTATATATAAAGCAGCTGCTGCTACTCCAGTAGGACCCCTACCTGAAGTTAAACCTTTTTCCATTGCTTTTTCTATTATTTCAATTGCCTTGGATTGCACTTCTCCAGATAACCCTAATTCACTGGCAAATCTAGGCACATAATCCACAGGAGAAGTTGGAGGTAATTTTATATTCAATTCCCTGGTCAAGAAACGGTACGTTCTACCTACTTCTTTTTTACTTACCCTTGAAACCTCTGCAATTTCATCTAGAGTTCTAGGAACATTACAACGTCTGCAAGCTGC is part of the Methanobacterium alcaliphilum genome and harbors:
- a CDS encoding heavy metal-binding domain-containing protein; its protein translation is MPNISVISKIKSFFIEKRWGIAAILIGTAVGLLSAVICIRGNIAIFGFNISFIISPLIAGYVETIIAQKKYGKTTGAISALLIFLIININSWVFPKDPISINFITLGGLGLAFQAAFPILVNYLIFVVFLGALTYLIGYLGTLLSKATYKITGQKPEENHIIPELIDLDKYGITAVTTTIKNKSISKNLGIISSAHIFKPDLKVINSKNGNSPNIFDQFEIARNIALADLMEKTKELGANAILEIEIDYTEIGGIKGSEILVNVSGNAILLEK
- a CDS encoding DUF2116 family Zn-ribbon domain-containing protein, whose product is MTKPHRHCAVCGTPIPLEERTCSDKCQQILVQNQNKVRKTRMILYAIFGVFILVWVAYMIYGKT
- a CDS encoding sulfite exporter TauE/SafE family protein; amino-acid sequence: MDPFLIYITLLIFTGIFVGFATGLLGVGGGFILAPVQFFLLQSLGVSPDIAIRTAFGTSLAVIFPTALSGAYGHYNNRYVLVKPAVYMGIAGFVGGTIGAFFTANIPAYILQFLFGILLIFVSLHFLRFKNIGENNEKILEKRLLLFWGFIAGFFSGLLGIGGGVVLVPIFVLLLGFSMLEAVGTSTAVIVITSIGGIISYAINGLSVSGLPAYSIGYINLFQLVILAGFSIPMARIGANTAQKLPEKHLRIIFVGILIFIALKMLGLFDLLGINI
- a CDS encoding MJ1255/VC2487 family glycosyltransferase; protein product: MVKISIIIPTYNEEEYLPQLLDSIKSQNFTDYEIIIADAQSKDQTRKVAQSYGCIIVEGGLPAIGRNNGAERAQGELLLFLDSDLILTEGYLRDTVEEFEHLNLGIAITQMIPLSDSKRDKILHEFANRFMIMVESIKPHGAGCYGIISQKELHDEIKGFDESLDFGEDTDYIERIGKISNFKVLRRPRVLVSIRRLEKEGLKSLAYKYSKSTIYDFMGKKVSADDLDYTFGYEKELDEEKPLPPNNSLPVQSERKRIIYSVCGEGMGHAIRSRVILEELSKDYDILIFASERAYQYLSANFDNVFEIYGFNTVYEDNAVKDIKTFVKSMKKFPRDLKDNLKLLYKVARDFKPHIIVSDFEFYASLLSKLLRIPMISIDNMHVITRCKIDYPSKYKKDKLKAEGVVRSFIVRPVRYIITSYFFPEIKNPEKTVMYPPILRNEIFKLNPQYGDYTLVYQTSKSNLKLIETLKENGGKFVVYGFDKESVEGNLQFKSFNEDQFFNDLANANAVITNGGFTLISEAIHLKKPVFSIPVKGQFEQILNAIYLDKLGYGELQEEINHKLLKNFIANQYHYRENLKNYDSGDNHDLINELKSSIEKYSKIK
- a CDS encoding heavy metal-binding domain-containing protein; the protein is MQILTTPNIEGKEIIEYFGLVTGEALLGANVYKDMFSGVRDVVGGRTSAYEEELKKARDIAVKSMEEKVQKLGGNAVVGVRIVYHNLGGTMGNTIMVSVSGTAVLFE
- a CDS encoding DUF308 domain-containing protein, whose protein sequence is MANDNWMGIISVIIGLVLLISPTMGVTAISIISGIILTGFGIWMAINAFKERKTNTSVTVIWIIFAIISLAFGLSLVFRTFLISLLAGAWVYVTAVLLIIAGVLLLLSAKQSNTKKNIGVIALVLGLIYIIMGALGLDPIYIGVAIGLIFIGYGGIALWKK